In Desulfuromonas sp. KJ2020, a single window of DNA contains:
- a CDS encoding citrate (Si)-synthase encodes MSTLKETLRKKIEEHRPRTTRLVKEFGDVKLGDVTISQAIGGARGIKCLVTDISYLDPMEGIRFRGKTIPETFAALPKVPGSDYPYVEGFWWMLLTGDVPTMEQTLEVVEDWKKRSQIPAYVIDVLRALPRDSHPMAMFSAAIVAMQRDSVFAKNYAAGKFNKMTCWEDMYEDANELMAKLGPIAAYIYRMKYKGDTHIPADPKLDMGGNFAHMMGVDKPYDDVARMYFILHSDHESGNVSAHTTHLVASALSDAYYSYAAGINGLAGPLHGLANQEVLAWTQNFMDKLGGKVPTKEELEKALWDTLNSGQVIPGYGHAVLRKTDPRYTSQREFCLKTPGLKEYPLFQLVSMIFEVAPDVLLKHGKAKNPWPNVDAQSGVIQWYYGVTEYDFYTVLFGVGRALGCLANITWDRALGYAIERPKSVTTAMLEDAAGIK; translated from the coding sequence ATGTCCACACTGAAGGAGACTCTGCGCAAAAAGATCGAAGAGCACCGTCCCCGCACCACCCGGCTTGTCAAGGAATTCGGCGACGTCAAGCTGGGTGATGTTACCATTTCGCAGGCTATTGGTGGCGCACGCGGCATCAAGTGTCTTGTAACCGACATTTCTTACCTCGATCCCATGGAAGGCATCCGCTTCCGTGGCAAGACCATTCCTGAGACTTTCGCTGCTCTGCCCAAGGTTCCCGGTTCCGACTATCCTTATGTCGAGGGATTCTGGTGGATGCTGCTGACCGGCGATGTTCCCACCATGGAGCAGACTCTGGAAGTTGTGGAAGACTGGAAAAAACGTTCTCAGATCCCGGCTTACGTCATCGACGTGTTGCGCGCTCTGCCCCGTGATTCCCATCCGATGGCCATGTTCTCCGCTGCCATCGTCGCCATGCAGCGCGACTCTGTGTTCGCCAAGAACTACGCTGCCGGCAAGTTCAACAAAATGACCTGCTGGGAAGATATGTACGAGGACGCCAACGAACTGATGGCGAAACTCGGCCCCATCGCCGCTTATATCTATCGCATGAAGTACAAGGGGGACACCCACATTCCTGCCGATCCCAAACTCGACATGGGTGGGAACTTCGCTCACATGATGGGTGTTGACAAGCCTTACGACGATGTCGCCCGCATGTACTTCATTCTGCATTCCGACCACGAGTCCGGCAACGTTTCCGCCCACACGACTCATCTGGTTGCCTCTGCTCTGTCCGACGCTTACTACTCCTATGCCGCCGGTATCAATGGCCTGGCTGGCCCGCTGCACGGTCTGGCTAACCAGGAAGTTCTGGCCTGGACCCAGAATTTCATGGACAAGTTGGGCGGCAAGGTCCCCACCAAGGAAGAGCTGGAAAAAGCTCTGTGGGACACCCTCAACAGCGGACAGGTTATTCCCGGATACGGCCATGCCGTTCTGCGCAAGACCGATCCCCGCTACACTTCCCAGCGTGAATTCTGCCTCAAGACTCCGGGCCTGAAGGAATACCCGCTCTTCCAGCTGGTTTCCATGATCTTTGAAGTGGCTCCCGACGTTCTGCTCAAGCACGGCAAGGCTAAGAACCCCTGGCCGAATGTTGACGCTCAGTCCGGTGTTATCCAGTGGTACTATGGTGTCACCGAGTATGACTTCTACACCGTACTGTTCGGTGTAGGGCGTGCTCTTGGCTGCTTGGCCAACATCACTTGGGACCGCGCTCTTGGCTATGCTATCGAGCGGCCCAAGTCTGTTACCACGGCTATGCTGGAGGATGCTGCCGGCATCAAGTAA
- a CDS encoding class I SAM-dependent methyltransferase: MKNDFKNKVREQFGRTADGYVKDRGFAQGDDLAEADRLLKPTPDDILLDVACGGGHTALYFAPKVRSVVASDLTMQMLKKAQEYISEEGGVENVTFREADAEDLPFPAGAFTLLTCRIAPHHFPDVPRAVREFFRVLRRGGRMVIIDTLLPDDPEIADFYQTMEKMRDPTHVQAYTRSQWVQMLEEAGFTVHETLTIPKTHDFPVWAKRAGLGRTGVQQLNKFFIEAPASVHNYFQIETFAGEVESYTDQKILLYATRPDKK; this comes from the coding sequence ATGAAAAATGACTTCAAAAACAAAGTAAGAGAGCAGTTTGGCAGAACGGCCGATGGCTATGTCAAGGACCGAGGTTTCGCCCAGGGTGATGACTTGGCTGAAGCCGACCGTCTTCTAAAGCCAACACCTGACGACATTCTTCTCGATGTCGCCTGCGGTGGGGGCCACACTGCCCTCTACTTTGCCCCCAAGGTTCGCAGCGTTGTAGCTTCCGACCTCACCATGCAGATGCTTAAAAAAGCCCAGGAGTACATTAGCGAGGAAGGTGGGGTTGAAAATGTCACCTTTCGTGAAGCGGACGCAGAGGACCTTCCCTTTCCGGCTGGGGCCTTTACACTGCTCACGTGTCGTATCGCTCCCCACCATTTCCCCGATGTCCCCCGGGCCGTCAGGGAGTTTTTTCGTGTTCTGCGACGGGGCGGTCGCATGGTTATCATAGATACTCTGCTGCCGGACGACCCTGAAATTGCTGATTTCTATCAGACCATGGAGAAGATGCGGGACCCAACCCATGTGCAGGCCTATACCCGGTCTCAATGGGTGCAGATGCTTGAAGAAGCCGGATTCACCGTCCATGAAACTCTGACGATCCCCAAAACCCACGACTTCCCCGTATGGGCTAAGCGGGCCGGACTAGGTAGGACCGGAGTGCAGCAATTGAATAAATTCTTTATTGAAGCACCGGCTTCGGTGCACAACTATTTTCAAATCGAGACTTTTGCAGGCGAAGTCGAGAGCTATACGGATCAGAAAATCCTTCTCTACGCAACCCGACCCGACAAGAAATAG
- the dusB gene encoding tRNA dihydrouridine synthase DusB codes for MQKNISFSKLQLKNNLILAPMAGITDLPYRLIMKEFGAGLVFTEMVSANGLIRDGVRTRELLRSTPEERPLGIQLFADSPDVLARAAAMVSQDGELIDINMGCPVKKVVRSGAGSALLQNPILIGKIVAAVRKATPLPLTVKIRSGWDQQTINYLEVGRIAEEEGADGLVLHPRTRSQGFSGHSEWQHIRRLKEQSRLPVIGSGDIFSAADALSMLKKTGCDGIMIGRGGYGNPWLFKEIAAALEGAFLAPPSAEERLRVALKHLDLFVDLFGSYKAVMDMRKHLCWYVRGLNGAAHFRQAINKTGNLKDMKVLLESFLATNAEGVAD; via the coding sequence ATGCAAAAAAACATTTCTTTCTCGAAACTACAACTGAAAAACAACCTGATTCTGGCCCCGATGGCCGGCATCACCGACCTGCCCTACCGTCTCATCATGAAGGAGTTCGGGGCAGGCCTCGTCTTTACCGAAATGGTGAGTGCCAACGGCCTTATCCGTGACGGGGTGCGCACACGGGAGCTTCTGCGATCAACACCCGAAGAACGGCCACTTGGGATCCAGCTTTTCGCTGATTCTCCGGATGTTCTGGCCCGCGCCGCTGCCATGGTCAGCCAGGACGGTGAACTGATCGACATCAACATGGGCTGCCCCGTAAAAAAGGTGGTTCGCTCAGGAGCTGGCAGCGCCTTACTGCAGAACCCCATTTTGATCGGGAAAATCGTAGCGGCTGTTCGCAAGGCCACCCCTTTGCCTCTCACGGTCAAAATCCGCTCCGGCTGGGATCAACAGACCATCAATTATCTTGAGGTTGGCCGGATTGCCGAGGAAGAAGGAGCAGACGGCCTGGTTCTGCACCCACGAACCCGCAGTCAGGGCTTCAGTGGGCACTCGGAGTGGCAACACATCCGCCGGCTGAAGGAGCAATCCCGCCTCCCCGTCATCGGTAGTGGCGACATTTTTTCCGCCGCCGATGCCCTTAGCATGCTGAAAAAAACAGGCTGCGACGGCATTATGATCGGGCGGGGTGGCTATGGCAACCCCTGGCTTTTCAAAGAGATTGCCGCCGCCCTCGAAGGGGCCTTCCTTGCGCCGCCTTCGGCGGAAGAACGTTTGCGGGTCGCCCTCAAACACCTCGATCTCTTTGTCGACCTGTTCGGAAGCTACAAGGCCGTCATGGATATGCGCAAGCATCTGTGCTGGTATGTTCGCGGCCTCAATGGCGCAGCGCATTTTCGTCAGGCCATTAACAAGACCGGAAACCTGAAGGACATGAAAGTACTCTTAGAGTCTTTTTTAGCCACCAACGCCGAGGGAGTGGCCGACTGA
- a CDS encoding class I SAM-dependent rRNA methyltransferase produces MANNTGFIVGPETVRMVELGHPWVIADRYTKRWPSGHAGDIVALIDESGRFVGTAVRDPGDRITARVLSRHPMKLDRGWLEKRVSQAVRLRESHLDLEGTNAFRLINGEGDFLPGLTVDRYKDHLMIQLYCGGWKPYLGLLSEVLQKFCRPRGIYEKPRPQDTRSLAASRDDKKMSRLLWGEPVSGKLAVLENGVNFLVDLGEGLNTGLFLDQRENRADLMRRVKGTRVLNLFAYTGAFSVAAAVADAAKVTSVDVSEPYLDWARDNFGINRLNAKRHEFIAGDCYDVLQDLHRQGCCYDVIVMDPPSFSTTSKSRFTTRKGTSDLVALASRLLVDGGLLITSSNLQKMDVADYLKELRRGALQGGCELRVIQLTDQSADFPYPVTFPEGRYLKYVISVKHEA; encoded by the coding sequence GTGGCAAATAACACTGGGTTCATCGTAGGACCCGAAACAGTAAGAATGGTCGAATTGGGGCACCCGTGGGTCATTGCGGACCGCTACACCAAAAGGTGGCCTTCTGGTCATGCCGGCGATATTGTCGCTCTGATCGATGAGAGTGGAAGGTTTGTCGGGACGGCCGTGCGTGATCCCGGGGATCGCATCACCGCCCGTGTGCTTTCCCGGCATCCCATGAAGCTGGACCGGGGCTGGCTTGAAAAGAGGGTCAGCCAAGCTGTGCGTCTGCGCGAGAGCCATCTCGACCTTGAGGGAACCAACGCTTTTCGCCTCATCAACGGCGAAGGCGACTTTCTGCCTGGGCTCACTGTCGACCGCTACAAAGATCATCTCATGATTCAGCTGTATTGCGGAGGCTGGAAGCCTTATCTGGGACTATTGTCCGAAGTGCTCCAGAAGTTTTGCCGGCCCCGTGGTATTTATGAAAAACCTCGCCCCCAAGACACACGCAGTCTAGCCGCCAGCCGGGATGACAAAAAAATGAGTCGCCTTCTTTGGGGAGAGCCGGTTTCGGGAAAACTGGCTGTTCTGGAGAATGGCGTGAATTTCCTGGTGGATTTGGGGGAAGGGCTCAACACCGGACTCTTTCTCGATCAGCGAGAGAATCGAGCCGATCTCATGCGGCGAGTCAAGGGGACACGTGTTCTCAATCTGTTTGCCTACACAGGCGCGTTTTCCGTAGCAGCTGCGGTGGCCGATGCGGCCAAAGTGACCAGTGTCGATGTGTCGGAGCCCTATCTTGATTGGGCCAGGGATAATTTCGGTATTAACCGCCTCAACGCCAAGCGGCATGAATTTATTGCTGGCGATTGCTACGACGTTCTGCAGGATCTCCATCGGCAGGGGTGTTGTTACGATGTCATTGTCATGGACCCTCCCAGCTTTTCCACCACCAGCAAAAGCCGCTTTACGACCCGTAAGGGAACTTCAGATCTGGTTGCCCTGGCTTCGCGTCTCCTGGTGGATGGTGGGCTACTTATCACCTCCTCCAATCTTCAGAAGATGGATGTCGCTGACTATCTCAAGGAATTGAGGCGCGGCGCTTTGCAGGGCGGTTGCGAGCTCAGGGTGATCCAGTTGACGGATCAGTCAGCCGACTTTCCCTATCCCGTCACCTTTCCGGAAGGACGCTATCTGAAATACGTCATCAGCGTAAAGCATGAAGCATAG